A segment of the Colletotrichum destructivum chromosome 3, complete sequence genome:
CGCGTTGTCCGTCGGGGACTTAGCCCAGATGCTCCTTTCCCCGCGCGAATCAGCTCACTAATCTGATAATTCGAGCACAAGCACGAGTCCAAGAGACTTTCGGATGGAAGTCAACTTACCATGGATATCCGGGGATGAAGACTTCGGGAAATCCAACGACGTTGGCGCCCTgcttggcggcctcctcgatgaGGGTGATGGACTTGgtgacgccgccctcgaggtcTTGCCAGACCGGCTCCGCCTGGATGGCTGCGATTTTGAGCTTGGGGGCCATGGTCGCTTTTGTAATGGAGCAAATGCTAGTAGTTGATGATGAATGATAGGTCTTGACGTCTTTTAGGTGTCTTGTTGGGATTTCATCTGAACAAGTCTCAATAGCTTCCATCGAGGACGGCTTCCTCGTCTTAAATACGACACGATGCTTATTTCTCCGCATTCTAAGCGAACTTGGCTGCAGAAGATATgtgacgccgacgtcgtACTGCACATCATCCGGACGAGCATTATCCTATCGACTGCCTGCCCTCTTTCACGTTGGAGATCTTCCTCTGGCGTGctatcgccgccgtcccTTGATAGCCATTCCATATCTCACCCTCAACTCTCAAACAGCATCGGCTGAGCATTACCCTATCCTCCATCGTCAGTTCACCCCATTTCACCCCTGTCTATCAAGGCCGGGATAAGATTGGACATCAAATCCGGGGTAGCTCGGtgaaaggggaggggagggggcggatCCGCGTGGCGAGCGGGGTCACGGCCGGCCGGTTGAGCATTATCCTATCTCGCCATCCATGACCGCCTCGTAATCGTCCGTGATTGCCGTCTACGAGTGTGAAGTCGGCCCAGCACACGAAGGTTTCAGGTTGCTTAGCTAGCAAGTCTCACGAGACCGAAATCCGTCTGatccgccgtctccgccatCTCCGCCAAAGTCTTTCGTCCCAACGTTCAGTAGGCCCAACTTCATATGCAGGGCACGAAGCAATCTGGTTAGCTAGCGCTTCCAGGATATCCAGACAACAAGGTGCGGAATAGGAACGTCCGCAACCAAGATGTCCTTCACTACAAAAGCGAGCGAGGTACCACGAGCCAGCTGGGGCTTCAACTGCGCCATTTCTTGTCGCCGACAACGTCTTGACTCTTGATTAAGTCGCCGCCAGATGCCATCATGGAGCTCGAATCCGCCATCCCGGAATGGCTTCAAACGGACCGCACAGTTCCAGCCAAGACGCCCCCAAACTTCTCGCCCCCCTTCGAGCTATACACGTCGCGGTTCCCGAAGAATATCAAAGACGTCGTCAtggccgtcatcggcgcccagTATCCATCTGCGGAGGCAAACGACGGCAAGGCCCTCGCGACGATATCCGCCTTCGTCACcgcggacgccgtcgacccggGCTCGCGCCCCGCGTTCCACGAAGTCGCCGCCGTGACGGACAACCGCGGCTTCCACAACGTCGCCGTCTTGGCGTACTGGCCCAGCAGGCCGTCCTATGACGGCTGGCGTGCGAAGAGTGGCTTCGGTGAGTGGTGGGCCGGGCTGGGGCCGGGGGAGGAGAGCCCGCGCAACGGATGGTTTCTCGAAGTGTTTCTCCCGACCGTCGACCGTTTCGAGACGGTGTTCTCTACGGCGACCCCGGAAGGTGCGGCGCATATGCGGGAGAGTTCGAGCGGTCCGATCCGAGAGCATGTGTACTGGGGAAGCATGCGGGATCGGCTCCCCATATCTCAAACGGATgagctccttggcgaggagaCACAAAAAGCCCGCGAAGGGGCATCTTCAAATGAAGACACTGGCTCGAGGCAACGGGTCCGCGTGCCCGGCAGGAAAAACCTCGCCGTGATCCGGTCCGGGCAGGACTGGTCGGCCGCACCGCCCGAGGAACGCCAGCTCTACCTCGACTCGATGCACCCGCCGCTGGTTAAGGGGATGGAGTACCTCCGCGAccacggcgacgaggtcggctGCTTCAGCTGCCGGTTCATGGAGattgtcgacggcgccgcgccggcgaaggaggaggtcgtcggcgccggcggcagcgggacGGACCGGACGTTCGGGCTGGCGTACTTTGACAGCCTTGTGTCTCTGGAGAACTGGAGCCGGGGCCACCGGACGCATCTCGCCATCTTTGGCGAGTTTGCGAGGTATGCCAAGAGGCTCGGGGACAGGATGGGCCTGAGGCTGTTTCACgaggtgctggtgctcgaggcggagcagCAGGTCTTTGAGTACGTTGGCTGCCATGGGGGGACGGGTATGCTGAGATCGTTGTGAGTGACTTTCGTGGCACTTGTGCTGATGGACTTGGAGCTGTCCGTGGATGTAGAGGAAAACAATAGGTCGACCCAAGCGACGGTTTTTCCGTAGTAATGTAATTACTATGAAGCAAGCGCCATTCCTTAGGTCCTCAGCCCATTCGAGTTTGATTTAATAGATTCTGGTGCAACTCTGCTCTGAAAGCTGTCATATGTTGTATCGTTTGATGGCTTCCCACACCATTACGCTCTAGTTCCTAACCAGCTGCAACATCCCAACGACTACTGTTCATCAAAAATCACACGGAAGCTGTCGGTGGCCCTGGCGATTTCGACACTGCCCCTCGTCTGCGGCGCCGTGACGATGTCGTACAGGCGggcgccgctgcccgagTTGACCGTGAGCTTGATCTTGCGCCTCgagttggcggcgtcggtgttATACCAGTTGAACCGGTAACGGCCGTTGTTCAGGTTGTTGACCGCGACCTGGAAGCTGATggtggcgaggtcgacggccgtgGCGGGCCAGGACGTGGTCTAGTCGTAGAGGGCCCTGGCCACGaggacggaggaggcgacgtcgtcggctggggcgcgggcgtcgacggcgacggagtTAGAATCGACGCCGCGGATCACGAGAGACTCATCGGTTTGGTCGGCTCCGGAGAGGGAGGTTGGTACGGCGGTGACCAGAgagaggaggccgaggatggcggaAGCGCGCATTTTCGATGTTGAttggggggagaggaaggtgGAATGTGAAGACGATTCGGTGATTATGAGGGTAGGCGAGAAGATGGACGCTCAACGAAGGGAATGAGGTGATGTTATACAAAAACAGACGCTTGTGCTGCTTCTCCTATGCCTGAACaatctccccccccccccaaagggCCTACATTATCCCCGTCAAGCTGCTTAACCGCGCGGGAGATCTGGCCACTATCACGGATGAAAAGATGGCCCCTCATGGCTAGTTGCCCCGAAAGTCATGATACCACCCCATCACAAGGGACACAGTGACTGGTTCCATGGTTCGGCATGGAGACGGGGCAAGGGACAACGCCGGGGTTGATACTCCCGGGTGTTGGCGAATTTCCATCTCCCAATGGCGTTATCGGAGAATGGCCTGTTTATGAGTGATCATACGACCTGCTCGTTAAAGTAAGTGGGTTTCGAACTGATGAACAGCTCAAGAAGAAATAACCATGAAGATCATCCTGGGGCGGAGGGGAAGTATTGCTTAGGTCATGTCGCGGTAGACTTCCGGCACCAAATGCTCCCGAGGGGACGACCGTGCAAACAGCTGACAGACGTCTGGCGGAGAAGCGGCGGAGGAAGTGCGGAGGAAGGCAAGCCCTTCAAGGTCCTTGGTCTGTCTATGTGGTGAAGTCAGGCTGGTTGGCACAAGGAAGACGGTGTTGGATGATGGTAGACGAAGGGGTTGTTCCTCTCGGTGACGCTCTACCATATATCTTATTCAGGCTGGAGGAAGATTGGTTTGATAGACGCCGCCAAAGGTGTTACTAAAGTGTCCTTCTGACGCGTGTTTTGGTCTTGAATAGACATCAAGCCTGCCAACATGTCATCAAGGGGTCGGTTCACTCGACATTGTTGCGAAGCCAAATTTCGGCCACAGAAACAGCGAGGGTGGCGTGAGGGACAGGACACATATCACCAGGTTTTTTTGATCGCCTACTTGCGATGTTTTTTTTCGACTTGCTTTCGAAGCTTTTTTCAAAGCAGCTACTGTAGGGTATAAGTCTAGTCTGAGAGAGTGCGGGGCCGGCTTCTCAATGTCCGAGGTCTAGGCGGCACTGAACATTCGGGGCCATGGAAACGCGATTCCTTTTCTCCAGAAGGCAATGGTTTGTAAACCACTGTTTATACCCTATTTACCAAAGCCAGGCCTATTTTAGATTTCCATTACCAGCTGATTCTGCCGGCTTGCATTATTGTAGACTCAGGTTTAGGGAACACGTTGAATCCTGCAATAGACACGCTGGCATGTCTGTTGACAGGAGCCATGTACAGTCCCGAGGCTCTTGGCGTCCCAATCATCTGTTGACACAAGATAGACAGAGACTTTTCAACTAGAATTGAATTTCACTTTAGTCCTCAGATTTTCAATACTTTTCATCATACCCCTCTAACTTTAGTGTTTTACCCTCTCGACGAACTATTCATCAACATTGACAGTCTTACCTCTCCGGCAGCGAGCCACAGTGGGCTTGAAGCTTAGATGCCAGACGCACAGTGAACTCGACCTAGAAAGCTTTGGTTTGCAATCCGGGGATTGCCACTCGGCGTGATGATGTTGGTAAAAACCGCATTTAATGACAGACAACAACTTCAGCATTCAACTTTACCCTCCTACGAGTTGCATCTTCAGAAGTAGCGCAAGCATAGTACTCCATGCAGGTTGAGAACAACGCACTCATCAATTTCTAGGCTCCTAAGAGCTAGTCTCACTCTCAAACTCCCATGTGTTGCTTTTTATCGCTGTAGCTCTTGGCAACGAGGGATCCACGAATCGATTCACAACCGGCCGTTAATCCAGCCGCCTACTACCCCAACGGTTGTTCCAAAGTCCCGGCGGTGTAGAGCACCCAAGAGTCTAGACAAGCTTGGCCCGGAGGAGGACGGATCAAGGCAACGGCAGATGATCGAGCTATGCCACGGGTGATGGATTCTGGACTTTGACTTCATCTATTCCGGAGAAATGCCACACTGGGAGCCACACTGAGATACGTAGTCAAGGCAGTCTCTTTTCAGATCACTAATAAGTATAACATGAAGAAAGACACAGTAAAAAAAAACTTAGTATCAACATCAGAGAAAATGCCACACGGACCATAGTACATCCCGCCACCGGCCGATGAGCCAGAGCTCCGACTCCTCCTCGATTTGGGATTCTTTGGCCAATTGCACGAGCTTCCCCGCGCCCCCCAGAGTCTTGGGAGAAAGACAAACCCGTTCGAGGAGGCGTCAGCCAAGCCACGCGACGCTGCACGACGGGGCATTCCGCCAAGGAGGATTCTGGGAAGGGAATCGAGAAGAACCACGGGTTATTTGCTGAAGCATCTCATGGGGACCAACCACCGCATACCAAAATTGCCAGTCATCTGACGCGACTCGTCCAATGTCTGCTCCGAGCTCTCCCAGGTAAACCCTCTTCAAAAGTTATAAGTCGCTCTCGGGACCAGCGGACAAATCGTCGTACAAATCGGCGGGAGCACTGGTAATAAGAAGGCGGATGTTTTTCGCTGAGAAATTGAGAGAAAATGAGAGAAaaagcgagagagagagaaagagagagagattgcAGCAAACGAATAAGAGAAGCAGAGTTCATGCGGTCACTCCGGTCGAGGTGAGGCgctcgccgcccgcgtccTCCCGGCCAGCTCCCTGCGTCAAGCGGCTCAGAAGGAGCCCGCAGCCCCCAAGGGTTCAAAAGACGAATGGAATATGCGGGGGTTATCCTCACgttgctttttttttgggttTTGTTAGCAGGGCTTGGCTCACTGGCTCTGATGTGCGATCTCGAATGCAATTTTGGGCTCGCCGATGGTAGGGAATGAGTCGTCGGGACGAAGCTGCTCGCGAAGACGTAAACGACTCAAGCGTTATCGTTCCCGCGGGCGGCTGGACGAGGTCCCCTTTCTGGCCAGACCATGGTCCGATGTTCTGGACTATAAAGTGACGCTGAGATCCTCGCGGTACCTTCGTGATGAAAGGGACATCGGCGCCGAACTTTGCCCAAAATCATCTCCCGACAcgctcgtcgtctccttTCTTCGCTCCAAAAGACCTGCTCTGCCATCACATAAAATCTTAAACCGTCGTCATGATCGCAGAACAACTTTTCGGCGTCTTGCTATTGGCGGCTCGCGCCCTTGCCTGCGCCAGTCACGAGAACCATTACAACTTGGCCGACAGGAAGCGCGGCACTGAGGAGGCGGAGCCCAAAGCCGACTGGGCGTACGAAGCTTCTTTCAACTGGGGTCGCATCAACCCGAGTGAGTCCAtagtcttttttttttttggcttcTCCGAGTGTTTATGTTTCCCGTATGACTGACCCAGTCCGCTGCTAGATTATACTTTGTGCCAAACAGGAACGCAGCAGTCGCCCATCGCGCTGAGCCTCAACAACGGCCTGGCTCTGAACCACATCCTCCGGTTCAACTACCCGAATCAGACGGCCGGCAACTTCTTCAACTGGGGCTACGGCCCGGCCTTCACCCTGACGCATCCCGAGGGGGTCTACACGGGCAACCCGTCCTTCACGTACGACAACACCACGCTCTACCTCAAGGGGTGGCACATCCACGCGCCGGCGGACCACTCGGTCAACGGCGCCCGGTCCAAGGCGGAGCTGcacctcgtccacggcgaCGACCAGGGCCGCGAGAGGGCGGTGTTGGCGATCCTGCTCAACCCGGGCAACGCCAACAGCACCTTCTTCGACCAGCTCCCGCCCATGATCGGCTTCAACGACGTCGGCACCGAGGTGCCTGTTACCTTGGACCTCGGCAAGTCGCTCAACAGCGTCGATCTGTTCAACGAGTTCTGGACATACCAGGGCAGCTTGACGAGCCCGCCGTGCACCGAGGGGATCCGCTGGTTCGTGGCGCGGCAGCAGTTGTTCACGGGTGTCGAGCAGATGAGGGCCATCCTCGGGGCGAGCACATATAGCGCGAGGGCGGAGCAGGAGGTCTGGCAGCACCGTATCAACGAGTAGGAAGGCATCAGCACGGGCACGTTTTTTCcattttttattttttatttttttcGTCGCtctgggagaggggggaggctGGATGGCAGCGGGCTTTTGGGACGAGGATATGTGGCCAAGGcccttggcgaggaggggatTACACATCGGTCTTGGTGAGGACGAGAATGGCCTGGCAGGGTGAGATATGGCTTTCTGGGGGGGGATTGGCGCCCTttatttttctttttccGAATGATAGCTACAGCGTTTGATACCAGCTAGACAGACTTCTTTTTGTTGGGTGGGGAGGGGTTTAAGAATAAGACCTGGTTCTCGAACGGTTCGGCCGCGTTGGACAGGACGTTTTGACTTTAGCTTATCCCCTCTGCGTCTGGGAGATCCGAACACACCACAGTCGACATATCTTCCGTCCTGGTGACAGCTCCGATCCACCATATCTGGCGGAAATTGACCTGATTgtttcttcccccccctcccctgaTGGCCGCCCACCTCTGCCCTGTTACCGGGGTTTGAGGGTTGATCCGAAAGAACAAAAAGCGCCTCATGGAAGGTTTTTTTGTTCATGAGTCGCGGCGGACCCCCCGGGGAGCCTCACCTTGCTCGATGAACGGATACTTGAACGCCAAGGCACGCGTGCAATTGCTTCTTCAGGCTCTGCCTTGGTCCACATCGCCCCAGTTGTtcgtcgatggcggtggcGTCTCCGCGCAACTCATCCCCCGGGGGAACCTTCGTCCGGCGAGCTCGCGGTTCGAGCCGATCGAGCGAGCagctctcccctctctctctttctctctatctccccgcttcttcttcttctcctctcgtctccctctctctctcttcggcAGGGTTAAGCTTCGTAACCTTACTCAAGTAGTGGCTCGAAACCCCGCCTTCTGGAGCGCAGATTCCAGCAAGCCCATCAACCCAGCCAGGAACTGGGACCAATCGTCAATGAAACTAGAAAAGTCAAAAGTGGTGTCGGGTCCAGCGAACATGCCTCCCATGCTTCCCCCCAATCTCTCCAGAAACTCTACTCTGTATTGCCGAGTCGAAGCCCGATTCTCTTCCTCATGCTCTCCctaacaacaacaacaacgaccaCAACACCCATGGGTCATGGGCCCGGAAGCGGATTAACCACAGTCAATTGTTTCAAGTAGAAACGCGCAGCCGACTGACGGGGCGAGATCGGGAGATGCCCTTGTCTTTTGCCGGTCTTTGCCGATTCGCACACTGTCTATCTTCTGAATCCTAACATACCCACGTCGAGTGTCGATCACCCCCCAGCACAGCCCTGTCAAGCGCAATCACCGTGGCTgaggagcaggccgagagACCTTGGCCATTGGGATGAACCACCGCTGTTGGTCCGTTCCCTGGCCCGCTCTAGCTTGGCAGATGCACTTTTATATAATTAGCACCGGACGGACAAGTGTGCCAGTGACCCGTCCCTCTCTGTCTCCGGGGGTCTCTGGCCTGGAGTGGATAACGGATTTGGCTGCAGTTGTGGAGTTGCAATAGCGCAGACTTTTTGCAGGAGGGGAAAACGACAATCACGGAATATGACGGATGCTGTTGACGTAGCTGTTTCGTTGAATTAGATAGATGCGGtgccctctctctcctgcCGAGGACGGGGGGGCCGCGTGGTCACTCGTCCTTCGTCTATCTTGTCTTGGATCGAGTTGGGCTCATCTCCGGCCAGTCCATAATTCGAAAGAGGTGTCCTgccatccatccctctcGCTTCTCCCAATTGCCGTTGATGCGTCTGTGTGAGTGCTAGAGAGCTGCtgaaagagaaaaagaaaagagaaaaagagagagaaagagagaagtCGACGAAACGAGATCACAACTCGAAATCTGAACCTCCCGATCCCAATGCGCTCCCACTCTGCTTCCGCCTTCGGGCTCCTTGCCGGTATGCTACTAGCAGCTGCCggtccggccgccgcccggccgGATATCTATGCCCGGTCACAACAGATACGACGACAGAACGCCCAAGACTGCCTGGAGGACTTGGAGGACATCCTGGACAACGCGCCAACGACGTCCATGTCATGGGGCGCCACCGCCTGCGACTACACTTCGACGCTCTCGGGCGCCGAGCTCACGGCCACCTACGCCTCCTTCAGGAACCGCATGTCCTCCTGGTACACCgatgacctcgacgacatcaccaAGCTCGAGGCCAGCTGCACCCAATACGCCTCCCTCTTCAGCCAGATTAGGTACTGCTACGTGACCGGGCCCGTCCCGACCGTCGCCACTtccacgacggcgtcgtcgacggctgTGATTAGGACGACGACCAGCACGAGCACTGGGGGGGGCGTCTCGACGGCAACGGTGACGACTACGGCGACCCCCGACGGTGGTAGCgggctggacgacggcgcgaaggccggcctcgccatcggtatcatcatcgccgtcctcctgCTCATGTTTTTGGGGTACAAGGTGTTCATGAAGTACCGCGAGAAGCGactggacgccgccgccgccgccgccaccgctgcggCAGCCACGACAAACGGGAACGTCGGGCCGGAGATGGGAGGTGCGGCCGCCGCAGGTGCAATGggagcggcggcgttggcggcggcgaagtcaAGAGACGAAGGCAACTCGGTCCACGCATACAAGTCGGAACTCGGCGGCCAATCGCGGCCCATGTACGAGCTGGACCCGAGCTCGATATCGGAGCTCGACCCGGGAGCGGCCGTCgcggtgccgaggacgaccGGCGTCCACCGGCActtcgccgagctcgacccGACCCAGATCAGCGAGCTGCCGGCGGACAACTACGACCCGACGCTCAACGCGAACTCGTCTtccacctcctcgccgccgcccgcgtaCGTGTCGCCCGTGACGGAGACGGGAACCCACAGCACGCTCTACTCGGTCGTCTCGCCCGTGTCACCCGACTCGGAGGCCGCGCGGTCGCGTCAAGGGCTGGGCATCTCCACCATCTCGGAGGCGGAGGGCTCACcaggcgccgacggccacgccgaggcgacgccctcgggaTGGACGAGCCAGAATACCGTACAGCAGGGATTCGGGCGCGGCTGGATGCCCAAGACGGGATGAGAGGCTCTAGGGACGAAcgggtgggtgagtgagtgagtagcGGGCGGGACAAGAAGAGATTGGAACACTGTACAAGTGACGGGTTacggacggcgaggaaggggcAGTCATTTTATGCTTTTCTTTTGGAATCATCAACCAGTAAAGCGGTCAGCCCGGCTGTCTTCTTGGGTCCGGCATAACGGATAGCCGATGACCCCGGCGCCTCTCCCCGACGAACCGAGGCCTGTTCCTCAAAACTGTTATCCTTATGGTAGTCATGATTAACTACGTGTAGCTTTAGATACCCTTCTGACGTAAGAAAGAAACATGCGTCAATCATATATTTGTTAGACTTCAGCTTCTGCTGTGCGTGTGTTCCTTGGGCTTGACGGTTACATGAAAGACTTGGGAAGCCAGAGCATGTGGCTAATAACATACAGAGCTCTGAAGGCCGGAAACCCGTGATCTATGCTAACATCCGCTGAAGGTTTCTGGGATCTTGATGGAAAACGCCTTCCGGCGACGACAATGGCCAAAGCTGTAAGCCCCCAGGAACAATGTAGGGCAAAAATGATGATAATTGTAGTGTAAGGTTAACCTCAACAACCTCCCTGTAGCAATTTCTTCCTGTATGGATACCCCCGTTTGTCAATTACCCGCAGGATTTCATGATCCTACGGCACTCTGACATCCACTCTAAGCGCCCTCTGCATCGTCCCCCTGCTCCGTCGCAACTCTGACGGCCTTCGCCTCCTCGAGGCACTCCTCCTTGCGATACTGCTGCAAATCAGGCCAGCCGTGGCGCCGGTAAACCCCCTGGAGCGCCGGGATTGGGTTTCTCGTCATCTCGGTTTCCGAATCCAAGACCTCATACTCGCTGCACGGCACCCAGCGCAGCGAGCGGTACTGGGCCTTGAGCACCTTGAAgaagtcgacgacggaccaggcggcgccgtcggcacgCCACTCtgcgtcttcgtcgtcgtcacaGTAGTCGTACGGGTCGTCCTCGATGCAGCGGGGTCCGTCGCGGAGCCGGCCGGGACACTCAGGCCAgtagacgacgccgagctccgTGTCCAGTAGGAAGACGTGGTTCTCGCTCATCGTCAGCCCGATAACGTGCTCAGGCACATTCTCCATGATGGCGGGGCCCTCGGAGATGGTGCGCAGCTCGTCAatgtcgctgccgccctcgcgcaCCCAGATGCCAGACTGCCGCCAGTCGATCCAGCGGCCGCCAGGGGTGACCTCGGGTATCTCGGtgtcgtcgagatcgtcTTGGCGGACGTACGGCAGGTGCGAGAGCAGGCTGAGCACCTCGTCCGACTTGCCGAGGTGGCTGAGATCAGAGGCCAACGTTGGCCACCCTCCTGGCGGCGGGTGTACGATGGCCGACTCGGGAAGGTACATCTTGGTCAGGAAGGCGTAGAAGTCGgtcacggcggcgacagTGGCCCCCTGCGAGTACTCGACTTGCTCAAGCGTCGGCATCTCGTCTTCGTGTTGTAGGTTGTGGGTTGTGGTCCAGGGATCGGATCTTCAGCCGCGTGTGCGGTATCTTGCCTCGGCTTTAGAATAAGTTGAGTAGGGTTGTGTCTGCTGACCGAGAAGTGATACAATTGTGAttgaaaagggggggggggagatgaAAAGAGATGAACAGCGAAgccgagaagacggcaaACAGGCCGGACGAGGGAAAAGAACTTTGGTGCCACCCGTCTTGGGTAAGCCGCTTAATTAATGTCAGCTTGTCATATTCAGGTATCAACTTTTAACCCCTCCCTCGCTTTGCGCAGGTCCAGATGCTTATGCGACATTTCGTATCTCGCCAGCAAAACAGCC
Coding sequences within it:
- a CDS encoding Putative aliphatic aldoxime/phenylacetaldoxime dehydratase, which translates into the protein MELESAIPEWLQTDRTVPAKTPPNFSPPFELYTSRFPKNIKDVVMAVIGAQYPSAEANDGKALATISAFVTADAVDPGSRPAFHEVAAVTDNRGFHNVAVLAYWPSRPSYDGWRAKSGFGEWWAGLGPGEESPRNGWFLEVFLPTVDRFETVFSTATPEGAAHMRESSSGPIREHVYWGSMRDRLPISQTDELLGEETQKAREGASSNEDTGSRQRVRVPGRKNLAVIRSGQDWSAAPPEERQLYLDSMHPPLVKGMEYLRDHGDEVGCFSCRFMEIVDGAAPAKEEVVGAGGSGTDRTFGLAYFDSLVSLENWSRGHRTHLAIFGEFARYAKRLGDRMGLRLFHEVLVLEAEQQVFEYVGCHGGTGMLRSL
- a CDS encoding Putative alpha carbonic anhydrase domain, carbonic anhydrase, alpha-class, with translation MIAEQLFGVLLLAARALACASHENHYNLADRKRGTEEAEPKADWAYEASFNWGRINPNYTLCQTGTQQSPIALSLNNGLALNHILRFNYPNQTAGNFFNWGYGPAFTLTHPEGVYTGNPSFTYDNTTLYLKGWHIHAPADHSVNGARSKAELHLVHGDDQGRERAVLAILLNPGNANSTFFDQLPPMIGFNDVGTEVPVTLDLGKSLNSVDLFNEFWTYQGSLTSPPCTEGIRWFVARQQLFTGVEQMRAILGASTYSARAEQEVWQHRINE